The region AAAAGAATTTAAATATAAACAATTTGAAGGTGAAGTAATATTGCTTTGTGTCAGGTGGTATTTGAAATATCCTCTTAGTTTTAGAAACTTAAAAGATATTATGATGGAGAGAGGAATTGAGGTGTCGCACACTTCTACTATGCGTTGGGCTCTGAAGGTAATACTGTAGACTTTCTATTAACTTCAAAGCGAGATAAAAAGGCTGCTAAAAGGTTTTTAATAAGGCATTAAAATCTAAAAACAATGTTACTCCTAGAGTGATCACGATAGATAAGAGTGGAGCTAACCTTTCTGCAATCAACAGCTTGAAGCAAGAAAACTCTGATGTTTTGGACAGTTTAGAGGTACGCCAAAACAAGTATTTGAATAATATTATTGAGCAAGATCATCGTTTTATTAAGCGAATAGTAAAATATGCCTTAGGTTTCAAAAGCTTTAATACAGCTAAGCGTATATTGTCTGGAATTGAAATAATGAATATGATAAGGAAAGGGCAAGTCGATGGATTAAATCGAAATGCCCTTTTAGAATGTAAATTTATAAATGAGTTATTTGGAATTGTAGATTAAATAAAAAATCTTATAGAAATTTTGTACTTTTTCATAATTGTTGCACTAGAACCAAGGATTTCCCACAATTGTTCAGTTCTATGAATAGATAGAAATTAGAATCACTGGTACAAGCTAGTGGGAGAGATATTTATAAGTTAAATAAAAAAGTTCCTAATTTTTTAGGATCTTTTTTAATTACTTTTGAGGAAACAGGCTCTAACGTGTGCCCCAGATGTTTACTTTTTCTATCTGTCGTGATGTTCCCTTGGAGTTAGGAATTAAGTCAAGTTATATAATAAAAATTCTACTTCAAATAGTGATTCTGTGGGGACAGTTTGGAGACAAAAAAGGAAAGTTAGATAGACTCTAACTTTCCTTTTTTTAATCACCCTTACACCTTTTAAACCAACTTATTTAAGTTTCTTTTTAAAATGCGGGGAATCTCCCCAGTCATTGTAAATAATCTCGTCTCCGACACTTTCAACTCTCTTACCCAGACAGCTTTTACACTGATCGGCATTGTCATCTATACATGGTTTATTGTTATAAAGCTGGTACTTAGCCTTATGCTCTTTAATAGTTGTAATAGGCATTAAAATATTAGCCCCTGCTTTTAAGCCTTTCTCCCTGCCTAAAGAATCCAATCCCTGAAGAGCAGTAGTAGCTGCAATATTAACATCTTTTAAATAGATTCTTGTCAGTGCTATCATCTTTAAACCTAATTCAACTCTTTTTTTCTTATCCAAAATATTATTTTTTTCCTTTTTCCCCATGGGAGTATCATCATGGAGGATATAAGGCCCCATACCTATCATATCTATATCCATCTTCTCATAAAATAATATGTCATCCACCAAATCCTCTGTAGTCTGACCCGGTAATCCAATCATTACTCCTGTACCTACCTGATATCCGGCCTTTCTCAGATCCTTTAGACACTCTATTCTGGTATCATGGTTGTGAAGGGGATCTTTGGGGTGTAGGGAGTCATAGATATCTTTATTAGAACTCTCTATTCTGAGTAAATATCTATGAGCTCCGGCATCGAACCACCTTTTATATGTTTCATAACTCTGCTCACCTAAGGATAAGGTGATTCCCAATTTATTGTTCGAAATCTCTTTTATTCCAATTACAACTTCCTCAATAAAGTTAACGAACTCTTCATCACACCTTTCCCCGGCCTGAATAGCTATAGAAGCATAATTATTTTCATAGATCCATTTAGCCCCTTCCAGAATCTGTTCTTTGGTCATCCTGAATTTTTCTACCTTATCATTATCTCTTCTAATCCCGCAATAAAAGCAGTTTTTAATGCATTCATTACTAATTTCTATAAGCCCACGATAATAAACTTTATTCCCGATATTTTCCAGCTTAACTTCATAAGCTTTCTTAAATATTTTTTCTATATCCTCTGCTGAATTTGTATTCATTAAGCAGATCAAATCACTTCGATCTAATTTTTCTTTATTTAATATTCTTTCTATATCCAAAATAAATCCCCCTGTAAATCTTTATTCAACAGATAAATAATACCATTAATTAGTGAATTTTTCCACAAAAAACTCCTAAAATTAATTAAAAATTCCTCTATTTTACAATTAAGACCGTAAATCCAACTTTATAATGTTTCTCTCAGGATGTATCCTCTTCCCTGAAGGGATTCGATGTGGCTGTCAAAGGTAGAAAGCTTCTTCTTGAGCTTCCTTATATATACATCTATGATCCTGTTCCCCTGAATAAATTCATCCTCCCATACCCTCTCATAGATATTCATTCTGGAGAGAGCCACTCCTTTGTTTTTTGCTAAAAAAACAAGAAGGTTATACTCGGTTTTGGAGAGCTTGATCTCCTCTCCCCCCTCCCTCACACTGTTGGCTGAGAGATTGATAATAATATCCCCTACCTGGAGAAGTTCTATCACAGCAGCATTTTTTCGTTCCACCACCCTTATCCTGAGAATCACCTCATCTATATTAAAGGGCTTTTTTACATAATCATCTGCCCCCCTTACAAATCCATCCACTATGTCCTGCTGTTCCGTCTTTCCTGTGAGCATTATTATGTGGGGAGTCCCGTAAACTCCCGGATGATTTCTTATTTTTTCACAAACTTCTAACCCGTCTATCCCCGGCAGGTATAGATCTAAAAGTACAAGCTGCGGGCTCATATTTACTATCGTCTGTAAGGCGGCTTCTCCAGATGCGGCTGTACTAACCTCATATCCTTCTTCCTTTAAAGTTTTTTCTAAGTGATTTCTTGTTATCAGACTGTCCTCTACTATTAATATCTTCATATTCTATTCCTCTCCAATCCTGTCTTTTAAACTGTTCCATCTAACCTCTATACCCTTTAAATACTTAACTTTTTGTTCAACGTTCTCTGAATCTTTTTCAATTTCTTCCAGAAGAATTCTTATTTTATCCTCTTTTAAATATGAAAACTCCCCCTTAAGCTTATGAGCATAATATCTTATCTTCTCATATGATTTTACTTCCAGAGCTTCTTTTAACCGAAAAAGTCCTTTTGGTATCTCCTTCAAACAATCGGCTATTATCCCTTCATTGCCCAGTTCATTAAGAAGTCTTTCAACCTTTAGCTGAGGCACAAGATTCTCAATTGCCTCTATAAGATCATCCCTCTGAAAAGGCTTTGTTACATAGGCATCCAGTGACCCTTTAAGTGCTTTTACTCTATCCTCTAAAAATGCATTTGCAGTTATCGCCACAACCGGTAATTTCATATCTATCTTTTTTATCCTGTCAGCCAGTTCGTATCCATCCATCTCAGGCATCTGTATATCTGTAAATACAATATCAATTTCACCTGTTAATAATTCCAGAGCTTCTGAACCCCTGGAAGCAGAAATGACCAATATTCCAATCCTTTCTAAAAGATCTTTTAATACATTTAGATTTAGCCTGCTGTCATCAACAATTAATGCTTTGATATTCCTTGTTTTGACCTCTATCTGTTCCTGGTTTACCTTCTCCATACTTCTATGGATCTTCCAGTTAAATAATGGATTCATACAAATAACAGAGACTTTTAGAAGCTCCATAGGTAAACTGCATACAACTGTACAATCTAAAGTATGCTTTTCCGGCAGATACAGATCTTCCCCTATAAAGATATGGGGGTAATCAAGGAGTATTTCCCCATCCTCGGATAGGTCCATAAACTCCTCTTCATCGGATATAATTATATAAGGATGGTTGTAGTCATCTCCGAACTCTTGAAAAAACTCCTTTACCTCTCTTGTGGCTGTATATAAAATAAAGCCTCCGGTGTTTGGCTGTAACTTATCTTTTCCTTCTGGAAGAGACAGTTTAAAGTAAAAACTGCTTCCCAGGCCCACGGTACTCTCAACCATAAGCTTTGACCCCATCAAAGATAAGAACCTTGATGTTATTGCCAGTCCCAGTCCCGTTCCTTCATACTCTCTTGAGTTCCCCTGCTGTCCCTGAATAAAATCTTCAGTTATTTTATCTACCATCTCTTCCGGAATACCTATTCCGGTATCTGTCACTCTAAAGTAAATGTCTCCGGACTCATTTATTTTAACACAGATAGTAATTTCACCCTCATGGGTAAACTTAACTGCATTTCCAACCAGGTTTATAAGAATCTTTCTCAGAGCTAATCTGTCTCCCACTACAAGATGGGGGATATCCTTTGAACAGATACATATGAGTCTTAAATTTTTCCTATTTATTATACTCTCAAATATTTGAAGTATCTCTGTGAGAGTTTCCCTCAGAGAAAACTGGTTTCTGTGAATTTCTATTTTATTTGCTTCAATCTTGGAAAAATCAAGAATATCATTTATGATCTCCAATAAATGATGGGATGCTCCTCCTATAACCCCGATCTTTTCATTGATCTTCCTGTCCATGGGAATATCTCTCAGGGTTTCTACCGTGCCTATTATCCCGCTGAGAGGTGTCCTTATCTCATGGGACATGTTGGCCAGAAAACGCCCTTTTTCCAGGCTGGCTTCCTCTGCCCTGAGCCTTGTTTTCGTGAGTTCCTTTACAAGTTTTCGTCTGCTTATTATCAGATAAAACATGATAAAGGAAACCATTATTGTCAGGTGGAAGGAGATTATTATCTTATTGAGGTTTCTCTTGTCTATCACAAAAAAGTGCCCATCCATATTGTAAAATGAGTACCCTCCCTCCAAAAGAAAATAGTTTAATTTATATTCTTTTGCCTTGGGATAGTTAAAAAACAATCTTTCCCTTACAGGGGAACCGTGGTATGGTTCGTCAGGATATAACACCATAACAAACTCATCCCTGGGAGTGTACCTATATCCGTAAACAGGGTAATTAAGGTTCTTTAAATCCGAGGTTTTTCTCCTGTCTTTAACAACCAGAGCTCTTGACCCTCCAGATTCTTCTTTATTTTTTCCCATCGAAAAGTTTGAAAACTCTATCTTCGAAAAACGTTTCTTTAAGTTATTTGTTTCTTCCCCTTTAAAGCCTAAAAGATAGACCTTCTCTACTGCAGGCTGAAGATAAATTACTCTTTCAAAGTAGGCCTCCAACCCATGAGAAAGGGGAAGCACTTTTCTCTCTGTTCCTATATTCATTGAGGGCTCTATTCCAAACACTCCTATACACATTATTATATATAAAGACATAATTATTCTTTTCATTTACTTCCTCCTCAGAGGCATTATATCTTTTTTTAAAAATAAAATCAAAAATTAACAATTTGTTAACAAGTTCATATTATACTTATTTTGAACTTAGAGTTCTTAAAGAAATCGTAATGATATAAAATTCATCAATATTTTTTTAAACATTACGTAATATATTAGGGAGGAATTTATGAAAGGAAAATTAGGATTTTGGAGTATTGTACTTTTAGGTATTAACTGTATCATCGGTACTGGGATTTTCGGATTACCCAGTAAAGCTTATGCTATGATTGGTGAAGCAAGTGTCGGTGTAATTATTTTTGATGCATTATTGGTTATTTCTATTGCTCTGTGTTTCGCAGAAGCTGCTGGTCGTTTTAAAGTTAATGGAGGTCCTTATATCTATGCCAAGGAAGCCTTTGGAACGTTCTTTGGTTATGAAGTGGGTCTTATGAAATGGCTCATGGGAATTATCGGCTGGGCTACATTTGCAGTATTTTTAGGAAACAGGCTTGCTCTGGTTTTCCCGACGTTTGACACTTCATCTGGCAGGATGGCTATTGCAATCTTTAGTATCCTTTTCTGGAGTGTAATTAACTTAATGGGAGTAAAATCTTCTAAAATAGTTAATAATATAGTTACTTTAGGAAAAATAATACCATTATTTTTATTTATTTTTGCAGGAATCTTCCTATTTGGTAAGGTCGATACAACAACTTTAACTAAAACTGTTGCTGTTGCAGCATCTGCACCTAATGGAAATACCTTAGTAGAAGCAGCAATATTATTTTTCTTTGCTTTTACAGGTTTTGAAGCTATAGGTATCGCAGCTGGAGATATGATCAATCCTCAGAAAAATCTTCCAAAGGCGATTGTTGTAGTAATGTTAATTGTATCAGCTGTTTATATCGCTATCCTATTAATATGTATGAAAGTACTGGGACCATCTCTTGCTGTCAGTAAGGCTCCTGTTGCAGAAGCAGCTGGTGTTCTTTTAGGAAGCGGCGGAAAATCATTTATTATGACAGGAATATTAATATCAATAATAGGAATCAATATGGCCGGTTCTTATACTTCTACAAAGTCTGGAGTAGCCTTAGCTGAAACCGGTCTTGTTCCTGAATTTTTCTTAAAAACAAATAGTAAAGGGGTTCACTATAACGCAGTTCTTGCATCTATGATAGGAACTATGGTTCTGGCAATGAGTGGAAGTTTTGCTGCCCTTGCGTCTATCGGTGTTATTGTTAGATTTATCCAGTATATCCCAACTTGTGCTGCTGTTCTGATCTTTAGAAAAAGAGACAGGGAAAACGGAATAAAACATGAGGGGTTTACAATTCCATTTGGTCCAATTATTCCTATTATTGCTTTAGTTGTAAGTGTAATCCTATTAATTAAAGCAGGTATAGCTACTCCTCATAAAATCGTTTATGGTTTAGGAGGGTTAGTAGTTGTGGCTCCATTCTATAAATTCTCTAAAGATAGGATGGAAAAAGTAGAGAAAAAAGAAGCCTTGGGAGGTGCCCAATAAATGAAAGTAATTGGTATTTCAGGAAATAAAAAGTTTTTAGATGGTTTTAACAGGGATTATGTTTTCGATCACTATTCCACATGTATTGAAAAAATCGGTGCTGTACCGCTGATTTTACCAATAACTAACAAGGAAGAAGTTGCTAGGGTATATATCGATAAGATCGATGCCTTAATAATGACCGGGGGTATCGATGTAAACCCTTTCTTATATGGTGAGGAACTTACAAAGGAAACTGAAGTACCTTTTATCCAGAGAGATACTTTTGATTTCCTGCTTATCAAGGCTGCACTGAATAAAAATATCCCTATTTTAGGGATATGCAGAGGGATGCAGATAATAAATGTATATTTTGGCGGTTCACTGCATCAGGATATAAAATACTATGGTGAGACCAATGTGCAGCATGTACAGAAATCTAATCACCATGAGCCTGTTCACTTTGTGGATATTGAGAAGGATTCTATCCTCTGTACTCTCATCGGGGAAAAACAAATTGTCAATTCTGTACACCATCAGTGTATCAAGGAACTGGGGGCAGGACTGACAGCTTCAGCAGTATCTTCTTCCGATAAGATAATTGAAGGTTATGAATCTAAGGGTAAAAACAAGATCCTGGGTATCCAGTGGCATCCTGAGATGATGTTTGCTGAAGGAAATAATGAAATGGAAAATATCTTCCGGTTTTTACTTAGATAATCAGAAAAATTATTCAGATAGAGGGCTTTCTAAAAAAGAGGCCCTCTTTTCAATTAAACATACAGATGATATACTATTTAAAATATTATAGATATCAATTTTTATAAAAGGAGGGCAGACTGTGACAAATAAACTAGGTTTTTGGAGTATTGTTTTACTTGGAATAAACACCATTCTTGGATCAGGTATCTTCCTTCTTCCAGGAAGTTTTTATATAGCCTTAAATGAAAGAGGGGTTTTCCCTACCCTGATTGTTATCGCCACCGTTCTTTCTATCTCTCTTTGCTTTGCTGAAGCCTCTGGAATCTTTGAGGGGTATGGAGGTCCTTATATATATGTGAGAGAAGCTATGGGAGAATTCATGGGGTTTCAGGTTGGATTTATGAAGTGGGTTATCTCTCTTCTTGCCTGGGCAACCATGGCTGTTGCTTTTGCAGATCTTTTGGTGGCCTTTTTAGATATAGCTCATATCCCTTATATTGAAAAGATTCTTGCAGGACTCCTCATTGTCATCCTCTCCTATATCAACTTTTTAGGAGTAGAATTAACAAAGAGTTTAAACAATATTGTTACCCTGGGAAAGATGGTGCCTATTATATTATTTGTTTTTATAGGAATTAAATATATGGGAAAAAGCAACCTCATCTTTATCGCAAGGGATCCCGGAAGATTGATAACGGGTATTGCAGATCCTATCCTGATCCTATTCTATGCATTTACAGGTTTCGAATCAATTGCAGTAGCAGCCAGAGATATGAAAACTCCCCTTAAAAACCTTCCAAAGGGTATTATCAGTGTAATGATTGGTATAACAATACTTTATCTTATCCTGATCTTTTCTATCCTGGGAGTTCTGGGAGGAAATATAGCCCCGGATTCATACCCTATATTTCATGCGGCCTACCTTCTGCTGGGACCTCTTGGAGGAAGCTTTTTCTCATCGGGGATAATAGTTTCTGTTATTGGTATCAATATTGCATCATCTTTTATAAGTCCAAGATCTATAGTAGCACTATCTGAGAAAAATACCATGCCGGAATTTCTCTCCAGAAAAAATAAATATGGTACCCCTGGTGCTGCTATCATCCTCACTGGGGGGCTTTCATTACTTATAATTCTTATTGGTAACTTTAATACCTTAGCTTCATTTTCTGTAATTTCAAGAATTTCCCAGTACCTGCTTACGTGTATAGCTGTCATCATATTTAAAAAGCGGGGTATTAAAGGCTCTTTAACCTTGCCGGGAGGGTACCTTGTTCCTATTATTGCCTTGGTAACTATGGGTATTTTATTTTATAACTATCTAATTTACATAGTTACTGTATTTTTAATATTTTTTCTCATTGGAAGATATTTTTATAGTTATGATAATAACAAATAAGCAGCTCAATGGCACATTTCTAAATTAAACACAGTAGTCCTTAAATTATTGAACTGATTTTTTTAGGCCAATTTATGCTATAATAAAAAGAAAAAAAGGAGATTATACTTATGAAATATAAAGCGGTTATTTCTGATTTAGACGGTACACTTTTAAATTCAGAACACAAAATTTCAGACTATACTAAAACAGTTATTAAATCTATCATTGACAGCGGTGTAAAATTTTTTATTGCAACCGGCAGGCACCACACCGATGTATTGGCTATAAAAAAGATTTTAGATTTAGACAGTATTATGATTACCTCTAACGGAGCCAGGGTTCATGATGAGGAAAATAAAGAGATCTTGGCCAGAGACCTTCCCCTTTCTATCTCAAGAGAGATAATAGACCTTAAATTAGATGAGGAAATTTATGTAAACTTATATGCCGGGGACCATTGGTATACAGAAAAAGAAGCCCAGTGGACCGAAGCATTTCATACTGAATCCGGGTTCACCTATACTTTAGCTAATTTTGAAGACCTGAAAAATACTAAAATCACTAAATTTTTCTATCTCCATGAAGATCCAAAGGTCATGGAAAAACTGGAAAAAAAAATTAATGGACTTTACCCTGACCAGCTTAATGTCACTATGTCACTACCTGTCTGTTTGGAAGTAATGGCTAAAGATGTCTCTAAGGGAACTGCCATAGTAGAGGTCTTAAAATTAGAAGATATCAAGATCGAAGAAACTATCGCCTTTGGTGATGGATTGAATGATTTGGAGATGTTAGAGTTAGTAGGAAAAGGATTTATAATGCAAAATGGCAGCCAAACCCTTAAAGAAACATTACCACATTTAGAGATTATCGGAGATAATACAAATGATGGAGTAGCTAAAAAATTAGAAGAAATATTTGAAATAAAAAAATAATTGATTTAACTATAAGTGGAGGAACGGGATATGAGAGTCGTTTTACAGAGAGTTTCAAGAGCAAGTGTAGAAGTAGAAGGAAATATAATCGGGAAAATAGACAATGGATTATTACTGTTATTAGGTATTCATGTAGATGACAATATAAAGGAATTAGAATGGATGGTTAACAAGGTCATAGGACTTAGAATATTTGAAGATGAAGATGGAAAGATGAACAACTCCCTGACCGATGCAGGCGGCAGTCTCCTAATAGTGTCACAATTTACCCTCTATGGCGATTGTGAAAAAGGAAGAAGACCAGGATTTATAGATGCTGCCAGACCAGAAAAAGCTATCCCCATGTATGAGGAGTTTATAGACAGGTGTAAAAAATTAGGAGTCCATGTAGAAAGTGGTGAATTTGGTGCTGATATGAAGGTGGATCTTTTAAATGATGGTCCCGTTACTTTGGTAATAGATTCTCCTGCAAGACTCAGAGGATAGAAAACAAGAACTTAATTAAAAAATAGTCCACTAGTTTTACCAGCGGACTATTTTTTAATTATCTATACCCCATATCTCTTTTGCATATTTTCTTATGGTATTGTCACTGGAAAAATATCCGGATTTTGCAATATTTTTAACTACCATGGAGTTCCATTTATCGCGGTCACGGTAAATTTTATCAATTTTTCTATGGGTTTCTAAGTAGGTATTGAAATCTTTTAGAACAAAATACCTATCCCCATCTATTAGATGACTGTATATACTTGAAAAATCTCCTCCAAAGGTTCCATCTCGCAGCATCTCTACAACTGTCTTTAATT is a window of Psychrilyobacter piezotolerans DNA encoding:
- the hydE gene encoding [FeFe] hydrogenase H-cluster radical SAM maturase HydE; amino-acid sequence: MDIERILNKEKLDRSDLICLMNTNSAEDIEKIFKKAYEVKLENIGNKVYYRGLIEISNECIKNCFYCGIRRDNDKVEKFRMTKEQILEGAKWIYENNYASIAIQAGERCDEEFVNFIEEVVIGIKEISNNKLGITLSLGEQSYETYKRWFDAGAHRYLLRIESSNKDIYDSLHPKDPLHNHDTRIECLKDLRKAGYQVGTGVMIGLPGQTTEDLVDDILFYEKMDIDMIGMGPYILHDDTPMGKKEKNNILDKKKRVELGLKMIALTRIYLKDVNIAATTALQGLDSLGREKGLKAGANILMPITTIKEHKAKYQLYNNKPCIDDNADQCKSCLGKRVESVGDEIIYNDWGDSPHFKKKLK
- a CDS encoding response regulator transcription factor, which translates into the protein MKILIVEDSLITRNHLEKTLKEEGYEVSTAASGEAALQTIVNMSPQLVLLDLYLPGIDGLEVCEKIRNHPGVYGTPHIIMLTGKTEQQDIVDGFVRGADDYVKKPFNIDEVILRIRVVERKNAAVIELLQVGDIIINLSANSVREGGEEIKLSKTEYNLLVFLAKNKGVALSRMNIYERVWEDEFIQGNRIIDVYIRKLKKKLSTFDSHIESLQGRGYILRETL
- a CDS encoding response regulator, with the translated sequence MKRIIMSLYIIMCIGVFGIEPSMNIGTERKVLPLSHGLEAYFERVIYLQPAVEKVYLLGFKGEETNNLKKRFSKIEFSNFSMGKNKEESGGSRALVVKDRRKTSDLKNLNYPVYGYRYTPRDEFVMVLYPDEPYHGSPVRERLFFNYPKAKEYKLNYFLLEGGYSFYNMDGHFFVIDKRNLNKIIISFHLTIMVSFIMFYLIISRRKLVKELTKTRLRAEEASLEKGRFLANMSHEIRTPLSGIIGTVETLRDIPMDRKINEKIGVIGGASHHLLEIINDILDFSKIEANKIEIHRNQFSLRETLTEILQIFESIINRKNLRLICICSKDIPHLVVGDRLALRKILINLVGNAVKFTHEGEITICVKINESGDIYFRVTDTGIGIPEEMVDKITEDFIQGQQGNSREYEGTGLGLAITSRFLSLMGSKLMVESTVGLGSSFYFKLSLPEGKDKLQPNTGGFILYTATREVKEFFQEFGDDYNHPYIIISDEEEFMDLSEDGEILLDYPHIFIGEDLYLPEKHTLDCTVVCSLPMELLKVSVICMNPLFNWKIHRSMEKVNQEQIEVKTRNIKALIVDDSRLNLNVLKDLLERIGILVISASRGSEALELLTGEIDIVFTDIQMPEMDGYELADRIKKIDMKLPVVAITANAFLEDRVKALKGSLDAYVTKPFQRDDLIEAIENLVPQLKVERLLNELGNEGIIADCLKEIPKGLFRLKEALEVKSYEKIRYYAHKLKGEFSYLKEDKIRILLEEIEKDSENVEQKVKYLKGIEVRWNSLKDRIGEE
- a CDS encoding APC family permease — protein: MKGKLGFWSIVLLGINCIIGTGIFGLPSKAYAMIGEASVGVIIFDALLVISIALCFAEAAGRFKVNGGPYIYAKEAFGTFFGYEVGLMKWLMGIIGWATFAVFLGNRLALVFPTFDTSSGRMAIAIFSILFWSVINLMGVKSSKIVNNIVTLGKIIPLFLFIFAGIFLFGKVDTTTLTKTVAVAASAPNGNTLVEAAILFFFAFTGFEAIGIAAGDMINPQKNLPKAIVVVMLIVSAVYIAILLICMKVLGPSLAVSKAPVAEAAGVLLGSGGKSFIMTGILISIIGINMAGSYTSTKSGVALAETGLVPEFFLKTNSKGVHYNAVLASMIGTMVLAMSGSFAALASIGVIVRFIQYIPTCAAVLIFRKRDRENGIKHEGFTIPFGPIIPIIALVVSVILLIKAGIATPHKIVYGLGGLVVVAPFYKFSKDRMEKVEKKEALGGAQ
- a CDS encoding gamma-glutamyl-gamma-aminobutyrate hydrolase family protein: MKVIGISGNKKFLDGFNRDYVFDHYSTCIEKIGAVPLILPITNKEEVARVYIDKIDALIMTGGIDVNPFLYGEELTKETEVPFIQRDTFDFLLIKAALNKNIPILGICRGMQIINVYFGGSLHQDIKYYGETNVQHVQKSNHHEPVHFVDIEKDSILCTLIGEKQIVNSVHHQCIKELGAGLTASAVSSSDKIIEGYESKGKNKILGIQWHPEMMFAEGNNEMENIFRFLLR
- a CDS encoding APC family permease → MTNKLGFWSIVLLGINTILGSGIFLLPGSFYIALNERGVFPTLIVIATVLSISLCFAEASGIFEGYGGPYIYVREAMGEFMGFQVGFMKWVISLLAWATMAVAFADLLVAFLDIAHIPYIEKILAGLLIVILSYINFLGVELTKSLNNIVTLGKMVPIILFVFIGIKYMGKSNLIFIARDPGRLITGIADPILILFYAFTGFESIAVAARDMKTPLKNLPKGIISVMIGITILYLILIFSILGVLGGNIAPDSYPIFHAAYLLLGPLGGSFFSSGIIVSVIGINIASSFISPRSIVALSEKNTMPEFLSRKNKYGTPGAAIILTGGLSLLIILIGNFNTLASFSVISRISQYLLTCIAVIIFKKRGIKGSLTLPGGYLVPIIALVTMGILFYNYLIYIVTVFLIFFLIGRYFYSYDNNK
- a CDS encoding Cof-type HAD-IIB family hydrolase, with translation MKYKAVISDLDGTLLNSEHKISDYTKTVIKSIIDSGVKFFIATGRHHTDVLAIKKILDLDSIMITSNGARVHDEENKEILARDLPLSISREIIDLKLDEEIYVNLYAGDHWYTEKEAQWTEAFHTESGFTYTLANFEDLKNTKITKFFYLHEDPKVMEKLEKKINGLYPDQLNVTMSLPVCLEVMAKDVSKGTAIVEVLKLEDIKIEETIAFGDGLNDLEMLELVGKGFIMQNGSQTLKETLPHLEIIGDNTNDGVAKKLEEIFEIKK
- the dtd gene encoding D-aminoacyl-tRNA deacylase, translating into MRVVLQRVSRASVEVEGNIIGKIDNGLLLLLGIHVDDNIKELEWMVNKVIGLRIFEDEDGKMNNSLTDAGGSLLIVSQFTLYGDCEKGRRPGFIDAARPEKAIPMYEEFIDRCKKLGVHVESGEFGADMKVDLLNDGPVTLVIDSPARLRG